In Pseudomonadota bacterium, the following proteins share a genomic window:
- a CDS encoding cytochrome c3 family protein, whose product MPLPARDRIDIKIQEDSDNRYLNLNPRKRDFKLQKIILFIAVVLFSILLVTACDSKTALIKKPLCCSASPFVWSPDARCLDCHPTEVNSMANPALLASKHSVAEKSCLDCHDIADLQKAHKNIDAKNTPSPLQKYSSAICFNCHGSYTDIIELTKGKTRLNPHDSHYGEIDCFICHKIHTAKSPDEFCVSCHI is encoded by the coding sequence ATGCCGCTACCGGCAAGGGATAGAATAGATATAAAAATTCAGGAAGATAGCGACAATAGATATCTTAATCTTAATCCAAGAAAAAGGGATTTCAAGTTGCAAAAGATCATATTGTTTATTGCAGTAGTATTGTTTTCAATATTGCTGGTTACGGCTTGTGATAGCAAAACGGCTTTAATTAAAAAGCCGCTTTGCTGCTCTGCCTCACCCTTTGTCTGGAGTCCTGATGCGCGTTGTCTTGACTGTCACCCTACAGAAGTAAACTCAATGGCAAATCCTGCCCTATTGGCATCTAAGCATTCTGTGGCCGAAAAATCATGCTTGGATTGCCACGATATAGCAGACCTGCAAAAAGCACATAAGAATATTGATGCAAAAAACACACCTTCTCCATTACAGAAGTATTCATCGGCAATTTGTTTTAATTGCCACGGGAGTTATACAGATATTATCGAGCTCACAAAAGGCAAGACGCGCTTAAACCCTCATGATTCACACTACGGTGAGATTGATTGTTTTATTTGCCATAAGATACATACTGCTAAATCTCCGGATGAATTTTGTGTTTCCTGTCATATATAG